The Nesterenkonia xinjiangensis genome contains a region encoding:
- a CDS encoding PTS sugar transporter subunit IIB — protein MEILVVCGAGASSTFVVQRVRGALQRAGLAHTARAGAESALDGDLDDVGLVLVGPHLQASLEDIRTRITGAEVALLPPDVFGDLDGSRTLELILESLHLAPLHLTRPAGAPDERHTP, from the coding sequence ATGGAGATCCTGGTGGTGTGCGGCGCGGGAGCGTCCAGCACGTTCGTGGTCCAGCGGGTCCGGGGGGCACTGCAGCGGGCCGGGCTCGCCCACACCGCTCGGGCGGGCGCGGAGTCCGCACTGGACGGGGACCTCGACGATGTCGGCCTGGTCCTGGTCGGGCCCCATCTGCAGGCCTCCCTGGAGGACATCCGCACCCGGATCACCGGCGCTGAGGTGGCGCTCCTCCCACCGGACGTCTTCGGCGACCTCGACGGGTCCCGCACCCTCGAGCTGATCCTCGAATCCCTGCATCTCGCACCGTTGCATCTCACTCGCCCCGCTGGGGCACCTGACGAAAGGCACACGCCATGA